The genomic interval AGCATCCACGCCCCGGTTACCGCGGGTATTTTCGATTATCCACGCCGCAGGATCGTCCACTTTGTCAAAGTTGACGGGAATAACGCCGTAACGATCCCGGGCAAAAGCCAGCCGGTAATCGTTGTGATCAATCATAAATATCTGTTCAGCGCCTTCGAGGCGTGCGCAGGCTGCGCTTAAAAGCCCCACAGGGCCCGCGCCAAAGATGGCAACGCTTGAACCTTTCTTCACCTCTGCATTTTTAACCGCTTGCCAGGCCGTTGGCAGGATATCCGAGAGGAAGAGAACTTTTTCATCTGACAGCGTGTCCGGCACCTTAAAAGGACCTGTATTCGCTTTGGGCACGCGCACATATTCCGCCTGACCTCCAGGGATCCCGCCATAGAGATCGCTGTAGCCAAACAGCGCTGCCGGCGAGGTAATATTCTTGCGATTGAGGGCCGCGCCTTTTGCGCTGTTGGTGTTCTCGCAGGCTGCATACTGGCTGAGGTGGCAGAAAAAACAGTCGCCGCAAGCGATCACAAACGGTATAACCACGCGGTCCCCCTTGCTGACAGCCGTCACTGCCGTCCCGGCTTCGACAACCTCCCCCATAAATTCGTGGCCGAAAATATCGCCATGATGGGTTCCCGGAATTTTACCCCGATAGAGATGAAGATCGGAGCCGCAGATTGCGGTAGCGGTTACGCGAAGAATAATATCATCTGAAGCCTGTAACTCTGGATCAGGCATGGTGTCTACGCTGACTTTATGGGGGCCATGGTAAGTAAGGGCTTTCATATTTTTGCAATCCTTCCTGAGGTATCTCTGCTGGCCCCGGACTGTGAGCGGAGGGCATACCGCTGAAGCCTGAGGCATGGCTGCCTGGATACACGCCGTTATCGATGGAATGCTCAGGCAGCCTAATAGAGCCGCCCGAGAACCCGTTGGTAAAATTTAAAACCATTACAACGTTACGGTCCCACCGTCGCTACACCAGACCTGACCGGAGGTATAGCTGCTTTCGGGGGAGGCCAGCGTCACGTAAAGAGGGGCAATTTCGGCGGGCTGACTCGGGCGGCCCAGCGGGGAAGAGGCGCCAAATTTTTCTATTTTTTCCTGTGGCTGTCCGCCACAGCACTGCAGGACAGTCCAGTATGGACCCGCCGCGACGGCATTGACCCTTATCCCTTTCTGGCCAAGCTGTTTAGCAAGTGATTTGGTGAAGGCGACGATAGCTGCCTTGGTCTGGGAATAATCCAGGAGAATATCGCTGGGCTTGAAGGCCTGAACGGAAGAGGTGTTAATTATTAATGCGCCACGGGGGAGATATTCAAGCGACGCTTTGGTGATCCAGAACATGGCGTAGAGGTTCGTTTTGAACCTGGAGTCAAAATCCTCGGTACTGAGATCGGTTATCGACTCGCAAAACTGCTGACGCCCAGCGTTATTGACAAGTATATCAAGTCCACCCAGCGCGCCAGCAGTCTGACTGACCAGCAGCTGACAGAAAGACTCTTCGCGGATGTCGCCTGGGATCGCGACAACTTTACCGTGCTCTGCCCGGATCAGTTCAACCACTTCCTGAGCATCTTCTTCTTCCGCAGGAAGATAGTTGATGACAACGTCAGCACCTTCGCGTGAAAACGCGATGGCAACTGCGCGTCCGATCCCGGAGTCCCCGTCCGTAATGAGCGCCTTTCTGCCTGCAAGACGTCCGCTTCCCCTGTAGGATGCTTCACCGTGATCGGGACGCGGATTCTTTTTACCGGTCAGACCAGGAAAAGGCTGTTTCTGATGTGCGAAAGGCGGAACAGGATAAGCGTCAGCAGGAGAATGTGTATCTGAAGCGGGAATGCCGTTTGCCTTACTCATTGAAATACTCCTGTTCTCTGAATACAGATAATTAAAGCATAGGTATATATTCCGACTTATGACAAA from Candidatus Pantoea floridensis carries:
- a CDS encoding zinc-dependent alcohol dehydrogenase, coding for MKALTYHGPHKVSVDTMPDPELQASDDIILRVTATAICGSDLHLYRGKIPGTHHGDIFGHEFMGEVVEAGTAVTAVSKGDRVVIPFVIACGDCFFCHLSQYAACENTNSAKGAALNRKNITSPAALFGYSDLYGGIPGGQAEYVRVPKANTGPFKVPDTLSDEKVLFLSDILPTAWQAVKNAEVKKGSSVAIFGAGPVGLLSAACARLEGAEQIFMIDHNDYRLAFARDRYGVIPVNFDKVDDPAAWIIENTRGNRGVDAVIDAVGFEAKGSMTETILTNLKMEGSSGKALRQCIAAVRRGGTVSVPGVYAGFIHGFMFGDAFDKGLTFKMGQTHVHAYLPDLLALIEQGHLKPEEIVTHHLPLEDAARGYEIFEKRQEECRKVILVPGMPATSATL
- a CDS encoding SDR family oxidoreductase yields the protein MSKANGIPASDTHSPADAYPVPPFAHQKQPFPGLTGKKNPRPDHGEASYRGSGRLAGRKALITDGDSGIGRAVAIAFSREGADVVINYLPAEEEDAQEVVELIRAEHGKVVAIPGDIREESFCQLLVSQTAGALGGLDILVNNAGRQQFCESITDLSTEDFDSRFKTNLYAMFWITKASLEYLPRGALIINTSSVQAFKPSDILLDYSQTKAAIVAFTKSLAKQLGQKGIRVNAVAAGPYWTVLQCCGGQPQEKIEKFGASSPLGRPSQPAEIAPLYVTLASPESSYTSGQVWCSDGGTVTL